A region of Pseudomonas putida DNA encodes the following proteins:
- a CDS encoding cation:proton antiporter, translating to MSKLIVVMLVLLFVCVVCRRAVVAFGQPRVLGDIVAGMLMGSAIFDAYLPSIAFQIGLPETRGLLNALGELGLIVILVEICWHGISRREGDLSNSKIALVAFFGVVTSFAVGGVLAFYSSEDMGLQHTMLGYILFCGVAFSVTALPVLVLLLDDIAIVEAKTGRVAVVAAVYTDIFVWCALAAILIVWGAGVGGGIALNFGVGLIYVATMLLVVRPIIMKSQLVAGLGDGAKVVVTVIIVLGSSQLTEFFGVHSSVGALLAAYVVGDVAGVKGAWDKYLVGIRQLVIPMFFIASGGMISVSGLSQVHIWFWLFVFLLGATISKIISCYIAGLLVGMRQRASMQLGILMSTKGTAELVVLAVGYREGLLSDDSYTVLLILSVASMMLTVPMLVFLNSYFGQGGGCPKG from the coding sequence ATGTCTAAGTTGATAGTTGTAATGTTGGTTTTATTGTTTGTGTGCGTGGTCTGTAGAAGGGCGGTAGTAGCGTTCGGGCAACCTAGAGTGCTTGGTGATATAGTTGCAGGTATGCTTATGGGGTCGGCTATATTTGACGCCTATCTACCAAGTATCGCATTCCAGATAGGGTTACCTGAGACTAGGGGTTTGTTGAATGCCCTTGGTGAACTCGGGTTGATAGTAATCTTAGTAGAGATATGCTGGCACGGTATTTCTCGAAGAGAAGGAGATCTCAGTAATAGTAAAATTGCTTTGGTTGCATTCTTTGGTGTTGTAACGTCTTTTGCTGTTGGTGGGGTTTTGGCCTTCTATTCTAGTGAGGATATGGGGTTGCAGCATACCATGCTTGGTTATATTTTGTTTTGTGGTGTTGCATTCTCAGTTACTGCGCTCCCTGTTCTGGTTTTGCTTCTGGATGATATTGCGATAGTTGAGGCTAAAACAGGTCGCGTTGCTGTTGTTGCAGCAGTGTATACAGATATTTTTGTCTGGTGTGCGTTGGCTGCTATTTTAATTGTGTGGGGCGCTGGGGTAGGAGGCGGCATTGCATTAAATTTTGGGGTTGGGCTTATTTATGTCGCGACTATGCTGCTTGTAGTGAGACCGATAATAATGAAGTCACAGTTAGTGGCTGGGCTTGGTGATGGTGCGAAGGTGGTGGTGACAGTTATAATTGTGCTTGGCTCCTCGCAGTTGACAGAATTTTTTGGGGTTCATAGCTCAGTTGGCGCTTTACTAGCTGCTTATGTGGTGGGTGATGTGGCTGGGGTCAAAGGTGCTTGGGATAAGTACCTGGTTGGTATTAGGCAGCTTGTTATTCCTATGTTTTTTATAGCTTCTGGAGGAATGATTTCTGTAAGTGGCCTTTCACAGGTGCATATTTGGTTCTGGTTGTTCGTATTTTTATTGGGGGCCACAATTAGCAAAATTATCAGCTGCTATATTGCGGGATTACTTGTAGGCATGAGGCAGCGCGCGTCAATGCAGCTCGGGATACTAATGAGTACGAAAGGTACTGCTGAGTTGGTTGTGCTGGCTGTAGGATATCGAGAGGGGCTCTTGTCAGACGATTCCTATACTGTGCTATTGATCCTTTCTGTCGCATCCATGATGTTGACAGTTCCAATGTTGGTCTTCTTAAATAGTTATTTTGGGCAGGGTGGCGGATGTCCAAAGGGGTGA
- a CDS encoding VOC family protein gives MSAIKFSHTNLITPDWKRLSQFYIDVFHCVPFGPVRQLSGCSVAEGTGVSRPQIEGLHLRLPGFGSDGPTLEIFQYSRHIRQPLKHANTRGITHLAFEVTDLDSVCANVIRYGGKMLGRLAKLPVEGVGVCTFVYVRDPDKNIIEIQSWED, from the coding sequence ATGAGTGCCATTAAGTTCTCACACACAAATCTGATTACTCCAGACTGGAAGAGGCTATCTCAGTTCTATATTGACGTATTCCACTGTGTGCCTTTTGGTCCAGTTAGGCAGCTATCGGGGTGCTCCGTTGCTGAAGGCACTGGAGTTTCCAGGCCACAGATCGAAGGTTTGCATTTACGCTTGCCAGGATTTGGGAGCGATGGACCTACACTGGAAATATTCCAATACAGCAGGCACATTCGGCAACCCTTAAAGCACGCGAATACTCGTGGTATCACGCATCTAGCATTTGAAGTTACAGATCTCGATTCTGTGTGCGCAAATGTAATTCGTTATGGTGGGAAGATGCTGGGGCGGTTGGCAAAGCTCCCGGTTGAGGGGGTCGGAGTATGTACTTTTGTGTATGTTCGGGATCCTGATAAAAATATCATTGAAATCCAAAGCTGGGAGGATTGA
- a CDS encoding helix-turn-helix domain-containing protein, translating to MPDDHPDALPLLDRAAVGRRLRQVRKARQLTLKQLSEASGVPVSTLSKMELAQVSVSYEKLAAAARALNVDIAQLFRASGTAEAPVPVTVVVDSLAAVAGYATGTYDYHPIAGAFPERRMTPAYARIIARERGQFDDFIRHPGQEFALVICGRVRIEFETGEAVSIGPQETAYFNSQVGHIYLSESEDGGDAHVMVVMTDR from the coding sequence ATGCCCGATGACCACCCCGATGCCCTGCCCCTGCTAGACCGCGCCGCCGTCGGCAGGCGCCTGCGCCAGGTGCGCAAGGCGCGCCAGCTGACCCTCAAGCAATTGTCCGAAGCCAGCGGCGTGCCGGTGTCGACCTTGTCGAAAATGGAGCTTGCCCAGGTATCGGTCAGCTACGAAAAACTGGCAGCCGCCGCCCGTGCACTGAATGTCGATATCGCCCAGTTGTTCCGTGCCAGCGGCACGGCCGAGGCGCCGGTGCCGGTTACCGTGGTGGTTGATTCACTGGCTGCGGTCGCGGGGTACGCAACCGGTACCTACGACTACCACCCGATCGCCGGCGCGTTCCCCGAACGTCGCATGACACCCGCCTATGCCCGCATCATTGCGCGCGAACGCGGGCAGTTCGACGATTTTATCCGCCATCCTGGCCAAGAGTTCGCCCTGGTAATCTGCGGGCGTGTGCGCATCGAATTCGAGACCGGCGAAGCGGTCAGCATCGGGCCGCAGGAGACCGCGTACTTCAACAGCCAGGTGGGGCATATCTACTTGTCTGAGAGCGAAGATGGCGGGGACGCACATGTGATGGTGGTGATGACAGACCGTTGA
- a CDS encoding sulfite exporter TauE/SafE family protein — protein MDVGSFGFTLAGLVVGFIVGMTGVGGGSLMTPILLWFGINPATAVGTDLLYAAITKASGVWVHARNKNIDWKITGLLSLGSVPAAALTLWFLSTLHTDTSALNAIIKQGLAVVLILTALAILFKSRLQAFASRHAGDHYHLSDRSLTTLTVLTGVVLGVMVTLTSIGAGALGTVALFLLYPFLVTRRLVGTEIAHAVPLTLVAGLGHAGMGNMDWSLLGYLLLGSLPGIYMGSHLTGRISDRVLRPCLAAMLLLIGYKLAF, from the coding sequence ATGGATGTAGGTTCTTTCGGTTTCACCCTTGCCGGGCTGGTCGTGGGTTTCATCGTCGGTATGACCGGCGTCGGTGGCGGCTCGCTGATGACCCCTATCCTCTTGTGGTTTGGCATCAACCCGGCCACCGCTGTCGGCACCGACCTGCTTTATGCCGCCATCACCAAGGCCAGTGGCGTGTGGGTGCATGCCCGCAACAAGAACATCGACTGGAAAATCACCGGCCTGCTGAGCCTGGGCAGCGTGCCTGCGGCGGCACTCACCCTGTGGTTCCTCAGCACCCTGCACACCGACACCTCGGCGCTCAACGCCATCATCAAGCAGGGCCTGGCCGTGGTGTTGATCCTCACCGCACTGGCTATCCTGTTCAAGTCGCGTTTGCAGGCATTCGCCAGCCGCCATGCCGGTGACCACTACCACCTCAGCGACCGCAGCCTGACCACGTTGACCGTGCTCACCGGTGTTGTGCTGGGCGTCATGGTTACCCTGACCTCCATCGGCGCTGGCGCACTCGGCACCGTGGCGCTGTTCCTGTTGTACCCGTTCCTGGTGACCCGCCGCCTGGTCGGCACCGAAATCGCCCACGCGGTGCCCCTGACCCTGGTCGCGGGCCTGGGCCACGCCGGCATGGGCAACATGGATTGGTCGTTGTTGGGCTACCTGCTGCTGGGCTCGCTGCCGGGTATCTACATGGGCAGCCACCTCACAGGGCGCATTTCCGACCGCGTGCTGCGCCCGTGCCTGGCGGCGATGCTGCTGCTGATCGGCTACAAACTGGCGTTCTGA
- a CDS encoding ArpA protein: MSDQSGKFEHVKTSDLLKENPFAGRDFFWERHRFERDGYLKINHLIDSEINQEITSDVKYLLSNFAKRRDFLIESTGNTPRYLSNVPQETIEQEGRYIPRAYKSNYLAGLISGIVKEDVIPTPWKWDNYIINSQHKAGDTHGWHWGDYPYTIIWVVEAPDIECGGLLECVPHTRWDKSNPRVENLLLENKIDSYFHSSGDVYLLKADTTLHRVKPLTKNVRRIILNTTWERARDKDRKVEHETFVFRD, from the coding sequence ATGTCAGATCAATCAGGTAAATTTGAACATGTAAAAACAAGCGATCTGCTAAAGGAAAATCCATTTGCTGGGCGTGACTTTTTTTGGGAGCGGCACCGTTTTGAACGTGATGGGTATCTTAAGATAAATCACTTGATAGACAGTGAGATCAATCAAGAAATCACCAGCGATGTTAAGTATCTCCTCTCGAACTTCGCAAAGCGGAGAGATTTTCTTATTGAATCAACCGGGAATACCCCTCGATATTTGAGTAATGTCCCCCAGGAGACCATAGAGCAGGAGGGTAGATATATTCCGAGGGCGTATAAGTCTAATTATTTAGCGGGTTTGATCAGTGGTATAGTTAAGGAGGATGTGATTCCAACTCCCTGGAAATGGGATAACTATATCATCAATAGCCAGCATAAGGCCGGTGATACTCACGGTTGGCACTGGGGCGACTACCCATACACTATTATTTGGGTGGTAGAAGCGCCCGATATCGAGTGCGGAGGACTATTGGAATGTGTGCCTCACACTCGCTGGGATAAAAGTAATCCACGAGTGGAAAATCTCTTGCTCGAAAATAAAATAGACTCGTATTTTCATTCCTCAGGAGATGTCTATCTACTGAAAGCTGATACGACATTGCATCGAGTGAAGCCCCTTACTAAAAATGTAAGAAGGATTATTCTGAATACGACATGGGAGCGCGCACGAGATAAGGATCGTAAAGTAGAACATGAAACGTTCGTTTTTCGAGATTGA
- a CDS encoding histidine phosphatase family protein yields the protein MKAIRLTLVCHALTQAQKTGRLPTPEDGMLALEQPPVAIGPEVRVLTAPERRACETAAWFSAQTQARVEPALADCGLGHWQGLSLKQLQAQDPQALSEWLDNPASTPHGGESFAQLCQRVGAWLAAFDTPGEWLAVTHPMVIRAVLVQLLGCPLSTHQRIDVLPLSRLELSFTGQWRLRLG from the coding sequence GTGAAAGCCATTCGCCTGACCCTTGTTTGCCATGCCCTGACCCAAGCTCAGAAGACCGGGCGCTTGCCCACGCCCGAAGACGGCATGCTGGCGCTGGAGCAACCGCCTGTGGCAATCGGCCCTGAAGTACGGGTACTGACAGCGCCGGAGCGCCGAGCCTGCGAGACGGCGGCCTGGTTTTCGGCGCAGACACAGGCGCGTGTCGAGCCTGCATTGGCAGATTGTGGCCTGGGGCATTGGCAGGGCCTGTCGCTCAAGCAGTTGCAGGCGCAGGATCCGCAGGCGTTGTCCGAGTGGCTGGATAATCCGGCCAGCACGCCACATGGCGGTGAGTCTTTCGCGCAGCTGTGCCAGCGTGTGGGGGCTTGGCTGGCGGCGTTCGACACGCCGGGCGAGTGGCTGGCAGTGACCCACCCCATGGTCATCCGCGCTGTGCTGGTACAGCTGTTGGGGTGCCCGTTGAGCACCCACCAGCGCATCGATGTGTTGCCGCTATCGCGCCTAGAACTCAGCTTTACCGGGCAGTGGCGTCTGCGGCTGGGCTGA
- a CDS encoding DMT family transporter, with protein sequence MDVIMGLVAALCWGVTDYLVGVNARTFGVKYSVFFSQLIGFLMLSGFVFISSSGFSFIIRLPVDVVLICASAAILTLLGAVSLTRAFEHGRIAIVAPLVTSYGIFTTLLAWMSGEILTSYQILGLGVCAFGVMLVGLGHKSHGFVSNRKEGGAICFALIAAILYGSSFWVQGNYALPAVGAVNMLWMSYLVGALLLMPLVFSVKTKKRIGLSSYGALGGASLFNLGGFTAFSYGALSGSVAVVTVISTLSGGVAAVLGYIFYRDRLTLLQWLGIGLVLAGAVVLHLV encoded by the coding sequence ATGGATGTGATAATGGGGCTTGTGGCCGCTTTGTGTTGGGGGGTTACTGATTATTTAGTAGGAGTGAATGCGCGAACCTTTGGTGTGAAATATTCTGTATTCTTCAGTCAGTTGATAGGGTTTCTCATGCTGAGTGGTTTCGTATTCATATCCAGCAGTGGGTTCTCATTCATCATTAGATTGCCTGTGGATGTTGTCCTTATATGTGCATCGGCCGCAATTCTAACATTGCTTGGTGCCGTTTCACTTACTAGAGCCTTCGAGCATGGCAGAATCGCAATAGTTGCTCCGTTGGTAACGTCGTACGGTATCTTTACGACATTATTGGCGTGGATGAGTGGGGAGATTCTGACCTCTTACCAGATTCTTGGGTTAGGTGTGTGCGCATTCGGTGTAATGCTTGTAGGGTTGGGGCATAAGTCTCATGGGTTTGTGAGCAATAGGAAGGAGGGAGGTGCCATCTGCTTTGCTCTGATAGCTGCCATCCTTTATGGGAGCAGTTTCTGGGTCCAAGGAAACTATGCTTTGCCTGCTGTCGGTGCCGTGAATATGTTGTGGATGAGTTACTTGGTTGGAGCTTTGCTTCTGATGCCACTGGTTTTCAGTGTGAAAACTAAAAAAAGAATTGGGTTGAGTTCTTATGGGGCGCTAGGTGGCGCAAGCCTATTTAATTTAGGGGGATTTACAGCTTTTTCATATGGAGCGCTCAGTGGGTCTGTTGCAGTTGTGACAGTAATTAGTACGCTTTCAGGAGGCGTGGCGGCTGTTCTTGGTTACATATTTTATAGGGATAGATTAACTTTGTTGCAATGGCTGGGTATCGGCTTGGTTTTAGCTGGTGCGGTAGTGTTGCATTTGGTTTAA
- a CDS encoding ATP-grasp domain-containing protein yields the protein MTKLSAVVVVDPISSARYYGAEIQKHGYLSIALISVKRLSESVRRLQNLSEFESIVYADELDEAVQALSRYSIRAVIPGSDVGIKLSDALSSMYGLLGNPVESSQARLNKLELKEKLIAAGVPATWARGVRLEELKIDKFQQNDYPLVVKPAQGTGSRNVKVCRNYRELYAAVQAVEKDREIQSDGEFYALVEKYLAGDEYFVVTANCGLSGRKIMLCFARYEKVEADGNPSIYKNIRSLSLNDSRALLAFSYASEVNSALEFFWGINDIELKIGSSGPLIIEQNGRLPGANVPRLIEACSGVNCYELNIDVYLGGFSRAFESVEFSRHFCICCLICNVSGVVKSISGLEKVEGLDSFYMLELSVVEGEIVGRTRDFLSSWGMVYLVHESQEVLARDSDFVHKTLALIFD from the coding sequence GTGACTAAGCTTTCAGCTGTGGTTGTTGTGGATCCGATAAGTTCTGCGCGTTATTACGGTGCGGAGATTCAAAAACACGGCTACTTGAGTATAGCTTTAATCAGCGTTAAGCGGTTGTCTGAATCGGTTCGTCGTCTACAAAACCTAAGTGAGTTTGAATCTATTGTTTATGCAGATGAACTTGATGAAGCAGTGCAAGCGCTTTCTCGGTACAGTATTCGTGCAGTTATCCCTGGGTCTGACGTGGGTATTAAGCTTTCCGATGCGCTAAGTAGTATGTATGGATTACTTGGTAATCCCGTTGAAAGTTCCCAGGCCCGACTAAATAAATTAGAGTTGAAAGAAAAGTTAATTGCTGCAGGCGTACCGGCTACTTGGGCTCGTGGAGTCAGGCTAGAGGAGCTTAAGATTGATAAATTCCAGCAAAATGACTACCCGTTAGTCGTGAAGCCGGCTCAGGGCACGGGTAGCCGCAATGTCAAAGTTTGCCGTAATTATCGAGAGTTGTACGCGGCAGTTCAGGCTGTCGAAAAAGATAGAGAAATCCAATCTGATGGCGAGTTTTATGCGCTGGTAGAAAAATACTTGGCGGGTGATGAGTATTTTGTTGTGACTGCGAATTGCGGTCTGAGTGGGCGTAAGATAATGCTGTGCTTTGCTAGGTACGAGAAGGTCGAGGCAGATGGCAATCCAAGTATCTATAAAAATATACGCTCACTTTCTCTTAATGATAGTCGGGCGCTTCTCGCATTTTCATATGCGTCAGAGGTTAATAGTGCTCTTGAATTTTTTTGGGGTATTAATGATATCGAGTTAAAGATCGGCTCGAGTGGGCCGCTGATTATTGAGCAGAATGGCCGATTGCCAGGGGCGAATGTTCCGAGGTTAATAGAGGCTTGTTCTGGTGTGAATTGCTATGAGCTAAACATAGATGTCTATCTGGGTGGATTTTCGAGAGCGTTTGAATCGGTTGAGTTTAGCAGGCACTTTTGTATTTGCTGCTTGATTTGCAATGTGTCTGGAGTGGTTAAAAGTATATCCGGATTGGAGAAGGTGGAAGGCCTTGACTCATTTTATATGTTGGAATTATCAGTGGTGGAGGGCGAAATTGTAGGGCGGACGCGAGATTTTCTATCATCTTGGGGCATGGTTTACCTTGTTCATGAAAGTCAGGAGGTATTGGCTAGAGACTCTGACTTTGTACATAAAACGCTTGCGCTGATTTTCGATTGA
- a CDS encoding DUF3291 domain-containing protein — protein MGKVLAQFDLVKPRFPKESVEMAGFYANVDRINSIAESSDGFIWRETNEDQEGLQALWGEGYLYTLSVWDDVASLKKFLYHTPHAQMLSKGHEWFHKIMHPRMVLWWVKRGHVPSLLEAHERLTWLFEKGPSYQAFDLKNSYGPISIY, from the coding sequence ATGGGTAAGGTATTGGCGCAATTTGATTTGGTGAAGCCGAGATTTCCAAAAGAATCAGTGGAGATGGCAGGGTTTTATGCGAATGTTGATCGCATCAATAGCATTGCAGAGAGTTCAGATGGTTTTATTTGGAGAGAAACTAACGAGGATCAGGAAGGGCTTCAAGCCTTATGGGGCGAAGGATATCTATATACGCTATCAGTTTGGGATGATGTTGCGTCTCTGAAGAAGTTTCTCTATCACACGCCACATGCTCAAATGCTGAGTAAAGGCCATGAATGGTTCCACAAAATTATGCACCCTAGGATGGTTTTGTGGTGGGTGAAGAGGGGGCATGTCCCTAGTCTTTTGGAAGCACATGAACGATTGACTTGGTTGTTCGAAAAAGGTCCTTCTTACCAAGCATTCGATCTGAAGAATTCTTATGGGCCAATTTCCATTTATTGA
- a CDS encoding NAD(P)/FAD-dependent oxidoreductase, with translation MTPIYDTLIIGAGIAGASLGYRLAGQQQVLLLERESQPGYHSTGRSAAMFMEAYGTPQIQALTRASRAFYEAPPQGFCEHPLLEPRGCLYVASLEQQQLLEQTHAQNLANGTEVSLLDRDAALALVPSLRAEVLAGAVLEPGAMDLDVHALHQGFLRGYRAAGGQLRCNAELAQACYRDALWQVELSDGSRVQARQLVNAAGAWADRVAEQCGVNPIGLQPCRRSAFTFPGPADQDFARWPAVIGVDESFYFKPDAGQLLGSPANADPVEPQDAAPEELDVALGIYNIEAMTTLSIRRPSHSWAGLRSFVADGDLVIGFDPRTPAFFWLAAQGGYGIQSAAGASRLAADLLLGQPLCPSLVSQGVAPERLSPARFQ, from the coding sequence ATGACCCCGATCTACGACACCCTGATCATTGGCGCCGGGATCGCCGGTGCCTCCCTGGGCTATCGCCTGGCTGGCCAGCAACAGGTGCTGCTGCTCGAACGCGAGTCGCAGCCGGGCTACCACTCGACGGGGCGTTCTGCAGCCATGTTCATGGAGGCCTACGGCACGCCGCAAATCCAGGCACTGACCCGCGCCAGCCGGGCATTTTATGAAGCGCCGCCACAAGGCTTCTGCGAACACCCATTGCTTGAGCCGCGCGGCTGCCTTTACGTGGCCAGCCTTGAACAACAGCAACTGCTCGAGCAGACCCACGCGCAGAACCTGGCCAATGGCACCGAGGTCAGCCTGCTCGATCGCGACGCGGCGCTGGCGCTGGTGCCGAGCCTGCGCGCCGAGGTGCTGGCTGGCGCGGTGTTGGAGCCGGGCGCCATGGACCTGGACGTCCATGCGCTGCACCAAGGCTTTTTGCGTGGCTATCGCGCCGCCGGCGGGCAGCTGCGCTGCAACGCGGAGTTGGCCCAGGCCTGCTACCGCGATGCGCTGTGGCAGGTAGAACTGAGCGATGGCAGCCGTGTACAGGCGCGCCAACTGGTCAATGCCGCCGGTGCCTGGGCCGACCGCGTCGCCGAGCAGTGCGGCGTGAACCCCATCGGGCTGCAACCGTGCCGACGCAGTGCCTTTACCTTCCCTGGCCCAGCAGACCAGGACTTCGCCCGCTGGCCGGCGGTCATTGGTGTTGACGAGAGCTTCTATTTCAAACCCGACGCCGGTCAGTTGCTCGGCTCTCCCGCCAACGCCGACCCGGTCGAGCCCCAGGATGCCGCCCCTGAAGAGCTCGATGTGGCATTGGGCATCTACAACATCGAAGCCATGACCACGTTGAGCATCCGTCGTCCGAGCCACAGTTGGGCGGGTTTGCGATCGTTCGTTGCCGATGGCGATTTGGTGATCGGTTTTGACCCGCGCACGCCAGCGTTCTTCTGGCTGGCGGCACAAGGCGGCTATGGCATCCAGTCGGCCGCAGGTGCTTCGCGCCTGGCGGCTGACCTGCTGCTCGGTCAGCCGCTGTGCCCTAGCCTTGTTAGCCAGGGGGTGGCGCCCGAGCGCCTGTCCCCGGCACGTTTCCAGTAA
- a CDS encoding iron-containing redox enzyme family protein, with product MGALGYEEQKQLAVYYKKALGAPESIIGFGRDAEALRRSVYSLENNWNAVEEGCIDLAGLPKVKAEFINWYLVMERRMNSDIRFFIEFLRRKASLEQIAYYICMEELVDGAFDDLMAMVQLGMPLKPKMVAAENYWDEMGNGNAAAVHTMMFKDSSIFMRDILRQANITAEHPTLECLMNGNVLLMWALRREYNARLIGAIGIIEGSAPVRFRATTEALERLQVPKKVIAYHQSHISIDTRHSNAWLEVVLDHYAGCGEGVVRELALGVSIRYNVALRYYHHMYKMMRSISQ from the coding sequence ATGGGTGCTCTGGGTTATGAGGAACAAAAACAGCTTGCTGTGTATTACAAAAAGGCACTTGGTGCGCCCGAAAGCATAATCGGTTTTGGTAGAGATGCTGAAGCGCTGAGGCGTTCAGTATATTCATTAGAAAATAATTGGAATGCGGTTGAAGAGGGGTGTATTGACTTGGCTGGATTGCCTAAGGTCAAAGCAGAGTTCATAAACTGGTATCTGGTTATGGAGCGTAGGATGAATTCCGATATCCGATTCTTCATCGAGTTTTTGAGGCGGAAAGCAAGTTTAGAGCAAATAGCCTATTACATATGCATGGAAGAGCTAGTGGATGGGGCATTCGATGATTTAATGGCGATGGTGCAGTTGGGGATGCCACTAAAGCCTAAGATGGTGGCGGCGGAGAACTATTGGGATGAAATGGGGAATGGCAATGCCGCTGCAGTCCACACTATGATGTTCAAAGATTCCTCTATCTTCATGCGAGATATCCTGCGGCAGGCAAACATAACAGCAGAGCACCCAACGTTAGAGTGCCTTATGAATGGTAACGTTCTGTTGATGTGGGCGCTGAGGCGGGAATACAATGCAAGACTGATCGGTGCTATAGGGATCATTGAAGGTTCGGCCCCTGTCCGTTTTCGGGCAACTACAGAAGCTCTTGAACGACTACAGGTGCCGAAAAAAGTAATAGCGTATCACCAGTCTCATATCAGTATCGATACCCGGCATAGTAATGCGTGGCTAGAGGTTGTTCTGGATCATTATGCCGGTTGTGGGGAGGGAGTTGTCCGAGAACTAGCGCTGGGTGTTAGTATTCGTTATAACGTGGCGCTGCGTTATTATCATCACATGTACAAAATGATGCGGAGTATCTCTCAGTGA
- a CDS encoding aminotransferase class I/II-fold pyridoxal phosphate-dependent enzyme, whose translation MYSPASMGLDEEQGFCGSKLAQQHAVMVFTGTRSLVVAEPSYEATAQAAEGLGTTVHSINLNASHAHDIDAMLAADRSPGLICLYNPNNPTGSLTPR comes from the coding sequence ATGTATTCGCCGGCTAGCATGGGCCTGGACGAGGAGCAGGGGTTCTGTGGCTCCAAACTCGCCCAGCAGCATGCGGTGATGGTATTTACCGGGACGCGCAGCCTGGTGGTGGCCGAACCGTCTTATGAAGCGACGGCGCAAGCCGCCGAAGGTCTTGGTACCACTGTGCACAGCATCAACCTGAACGCCAGCCACGCTCACGACATAGACGCTATGCTCGCGGCCGACCGCTCACCGGGGCTAATCTGCCTGTACAACCCCAACAACCCAACCGGTAGCTTGACACCACGCTAG
- a CDS encoding LysR family transcriptional regulator: MESKGYLPKSHVDILPCMATFAVVVESGSFVEASVRLGVTASSISKQITKLESALSLRLLERTTRNLKLNPEGEEVYGYCKSVLESSADVFRLKDKLTENPQGLIRIAVTKSLYAACSKLIPAFLSRYREVDVQMLCGERFDFISDGIDLGIIITDKPPEGMIARRLCEIDFVICAAENYFRESSRPNHPSDLTSHSCIPFVGDPNKQCWRFSSVSESCDVVIPGRYLSECPEATLTATLSGVGISCLPVCLAAEAIGDNRLQVLLPDWVFKGEPQGTAWVVYQSGRFLSKRVKVMVSYLLSELAAASQGWKKTRL; this comes from the coding sequence ATGGAATCTAAAGGCTACCTACCAAAGAGTCATGTTGATATTTTGCCCTGCATGGCGACATTTGCTGTGGTTGTTGAGAGTGGGAGTTTTGTCGAGGCTTCCGTCAGGCTGGGTGTCACTGCCTCTTCAATTAGTAAGCAAATTACAAAGTTGGAGAGCGCATTGTCTTTGAGGCTGCTAGAGCGCACGACGCGAAACTTGAAATTAAACCCGGAGGGAGAGGAGGTTTATGGGTACTGCAAAAGTGTGCTTGAATCGTCAGCTGATGTTTTTAGATTAAAAGATAAGCTTACAGAGAACCCCCAGGGCTTGATACGCATTGCAGTGACAAAATCTTTGTATGCGGCGTGTAGTAAGTTGATTCCTGCTTTTTTGTCTCGATACAGAGAAGTGGATGTCCAAATGCTATGTGGTGAAAGGTTTGACTTTATATCAGATGGCATTGATCTGGGGATAATAATAACCGATAAACCTCCGGAGGGCATGATCGCGCGCAGGCTCTGCGAGATTGACTTTGTGATTTGTGCGGCTGAAAATTATTTCAGGGAATCTAGTAGGCCGAATCATCCTTCAGACTTGACCTCGCATAGCTGTATTCCTTTCGTGGGGGACCCTAATAAACAATGTTGGAGATTCTCATCGGTCTCGGAAAGCTGTGATGTAGTAATTCCAGGTAGATATTTGTCAGAGTGTCCTGAGGCTACGTTAACTGCCACACTTTCGGGTGTTGGTATCTCTTGTTTGCCTGTGTGCTTGGCTGCAGAAGCAATTGGAGACAATAGGTTGCAGGTTTTGCTGCCTGATTGGGTTTTTAAAGGGGAACCACAGGGTACTGCATGGGTCGTTTATCAATCTGGAAGGTTTTTGTCGAAACGAGTTAAAGTCATGGTTTCATATCTTTTGAGTGAGCTCGCAGCCGCTAGTCAGGGTTGGAAAAAAACACGCTTATGA
- a CDS encoding rubredoxin has product MTEGRYICRKCWYEYDGVQVCQESGVLVEIDFIDLPSDWVCPDCGVNKAYFSKCVVDTSGESG; this is encoded by the coding sequence ATGACGGAAGGTCGATATATTTGTCGTAAGTGTTGGTATGAATATGATGGGGTTCAGGTGTGCCAAGAGTCAGGCGTTTTGGTTGAAATAGATTTTATTGATCTCCCTAGTGACTGGGTGTGTCCGGATTGCGGAGTAAACAAAGCGTACTTTTCTAAATGTGTGGTTGATACGAGTGGTGAGAGCGGATAG